From a region of the Heliangelus exortis chromosome 19, bHelExo1.hap1, whole genome shotgun sequence genome:
- the HSCB gene encoding iron-sulfur cluster co-chaperone protein HscB, which translates to MQAALRQRLGRARWALRAAEAAPRPRCVGPGRCWSCGSPLPGDEGLPHFCPGCRALQPPGPRPDLFRLMECDRSFHLDPQRLQRRFRSLQRALHPDRFGQRPPKEQYYSEQHSSLVNKAYQTLLNPLSRGLYLLELNGVEPVQETDCDGDSVFLMEIMEVNEKLAESKNEGVLEEIETLIKVKQEELTKEVTAAFERDDLQEAKKLLAKMKYFANLEDKLKNKKIPS; encoded by the exons ATGCAGGCGGCGCTGCGGCAGCGCCTGGGCAGGGCGCGATGGGCGCTCCGCGCCGCCGAGGCGGCTCCGCGGCCTCGCTGCGTCGGGCCGGGGCGGTGCTGGAGCTGCGGTAGCCCCCTTCCCGGCGACGAGGGGCTGCCGCACTTCTGCCCCGGCTGCCGCGCCCTGCAGCCGCCGGGGCCCCGGCCTGACCTGTTCCGCCTGATGGAGTG TGACCGCTCCTTCCACCTGGACCCGCAGCGGCTGCAGCGCCGGTTCCGGAGCCTGCAGCGCGCCCTGCACCCCGATCGCTTCGGCCAGAGGCCACCG AAAGAACAGTACTACTCTGAGCAACACTCCTCCTTGGTCAACAAAGCCTACCAGACCCTCCTGAACCCTTTGAGTCGTGGCCTCTACCTG CTGGAGCTGAATGGAGTAGAGCCAGTACAAGAGACGGACTGTGATGGAGACTCAGTGTTTCTCATGGAAATCATGGAAGTTAATGAGAAATTAGCGGAGTCTAAAAATGAAGGTGTCCTTGAAGAAATTGAAACTTTAATTAAAG TTAAACAAGAAGAACTGACCAAAGAAGTGACTGCAGCTTTTGAAAGAG atGATCTTCAAGAAGCTAAGAAGCTTCTAgccaaaatgaaatattttgcaaactTAGAGGATAAACTAAAAAACAAGAAGATCCCTTCCTGA
- the LOC139804921 gene encoding solute carrier family 2, facilitated glucose transporter member 11-like isoform X1, which translates to MEYEPLLRGSSRHGKFPSWTLFLAVCAVGIGGTFQYGYNVSIINAPTQHIHRFLNETWTSRYHKELNPDLLTFLWSVIASIFSLGGLCGALIGGSMAIRLGRKGALLMNNIIAILASVLMGISFPTGLFELLIAGRFLIGINSGVGLCVQPLYLGEVAPKHLRGGMAMGSSIFLTGGILTGQIVGLRELLGGEAYWPLLLSSSCFPAFAQLLFLPWFPESPRYLLIDRGDELRCAKALKQFHGSSEYQKEMEDIQQECFALNGEKPRKPWQLFTDRAVRWQLIIVIVMTMGQQLSGINAIYFYATYIFEQAGILAEKIPYVTLGTGACECLTALTCGLMIDYVGRRYLIIGGYLLMTLWSIVLTFSLTYQELYSWVPYVSMASIFAFILSFGLGPGGITNTLTAEIFVQSSRPAAYMIAGAISWISFFTIGMLFPFIVNGLKQYCFVVFLLECSLVAAFIFVVIPETKNRSFLEIKKEFDKLNFGSNTKKKETELYERRHLHDEFFKNSV; encoded by the exons ATGGAATACGAGCCCCTGCTGAGAGGGTCTAGCAGGCACGGCAAG TTCCCCAGCTGGACCTTGTTTCTGGCTGTTTGTGCTGTTGGAATTGGAGGGACGTTTCAGTATGGGTATAATGTTTCCATTATCAATGCACCCACCCAG CATATACACAGGTTCTTAAATGAAACCTGGACTAGTCGTTATCACAAGGAACTTAATCCAGATTTGCTGACTTTTCTTTGGTCTGTCATTGCTTCTATATTTTCACTTGGAGGTCTGTGTGGAGCCCTTATTGGAGGCAGCATGGCGATTCGGCTAGGCAG gAAAGGAGCTCTTTTGATGAATAATATTATAGCAATACTGGCCTCTGTTTTAATGGGGATCAGTTTTCCTACAGGATTGTTTGAGTTACTGATTGCTGGAAGGTTTTTGATTGGCATAAATTCAG GTGTTGGGCTCTGTGTGCAGCCTCTCTATCTTGGGGAGGTTGCCCCAAAACATCTTAGAGGTGGCATGGCCATGGGGAGTTCCATCTTCCTGACTGGGGGGATACTAACGGGACAAATAGTTGGTTTGAG GGAGTTATTAGGTGGAGAAGCATATTGGCCTCTGTTGCTATCCAGCAGTTGTTTCCCAGCATTTGCTCAACTTTTATTCTTGCCATGGTTTCCTGAAAGTCCCAGATATCTTCTTATTGACAGAGGTGATGAGCTGAGATGTGCCAAAG ctttgaaGCAGTTTCATGGCTCTTCAGAGTATCAAAAGGAGATGGAAGACATACAGCAGGAATGTTTTGCCCTAAATGGGGAGAAACCCAGGAAGCCCTGGCAATTATTCACTGATCGTGCTGTGAGATGGCAGCTCATTATTGTCATTGTGATGACAATGGGCCAACAGCTCAGTGGAATAAATGCT aTTTATTTCTATGCAACTTACATTTTTGAACAAGCTGGGATCTTGGCAGAAAAAATCCCCTATGTGACACTTGGCACTGGAGCTTGTGAATGCCTCACAGCCCTCACCTGT GGTTTAATGATAGACTATGTGGGAAGAAGATACCTCATCATTGGGGGTTATCTCCTGATGACTCTTTGGAGCATTGTTTTAACATTCTCTCTGACTTACCAG GAACTGTACTCATGGGTGCCTTATGTGAGCATGGCATCTATATTTGCCTTCATCTTGAGCTTTGGGCTGGGACCAG GTGGCATAACAAACACCCTGacagcagaaatatttgtaCAGTCTTCACGTCCTGCTGCATACATGATCGCAGGGGCAATTAGTTGGATTAGTTTCTTCACAATTGGAATGCTTTTTCCCTTCATAGTG aatggaCTGAAGCAGTATTGTTTTGTGGTGTTCCTACTGGAGTGCTCCTTAGTTGCTGCTTTCATCTTTGTTGTAATTCCTGAGACAAAAAACAGATCTTTTCTGGAAATCAAAAAGGAATTTGACAAGCTGAATTTTGGAAGCAAtaccaaaaaaaaggaaacagagctTTATGAAAGAAGACATCTCCatgatgaattttttaaaaattctgtgtaa
- the LOC139804921 gene encoding solute carrier family 2, facilitated glucose transporter member 11-like isoform X2: MAPPQKFPSWTLFLAVCAVGIGGTFQYGYNVSIINAPTQHIHRFLNETWTSRYHKELNPDLLTFLWSVIASIFSLGGLCGALIGGSMAIRLGRKGALLMNNIIAILASVLMGISFPTGLFELLIAGRFLIGINSGVGLCVQPLYLGEVAPKHLRGGMAMGSSIFLTGGILTGQIVGLRELLGGEAYWPLLLSSSCFPAFAQLLFLPWFPESPRYLLIDRGDELRCAKALKQFHGSSEYQKEMEDIQQECFALNGEKPRKPWQLFTDRAVRWQLIIVIVMTMGQQLSGINAIYFYATYIFEQAGILAEKIPYVTLGTGACECLTALTCGLMIDYVGRRYLIIGGYLLMTLWSIVLTFSLTYQELYSWVPYVSMASIFAFILSFGLGPGGITNTLTAEIFVQSSRPAAYMIAGAISWISFFTIGMLFPFIVNGLKQYCFVVFLLECSLVAAFIFVVIPETKNRSFLEIKKEFDKLNFGSNTKKKETELYERRHLHDEFFKNSV, encoded by the exons ATGGCGCCGCCGCAAAAG TTCCCCAGCTGGACCTTGTTTCTGGCTGTTTGTGCTGTTGGAATTGGAGGGACGTTTCAGTATGGGTATAATGTTTCCATTATCAATGCACCCACCCAG CATATACACAGGTTCTTAAATGAAACCTGGACTAGTCGTTATCACAAGGAACTTAATCCAGATTTGCTGACTTTTCTTTGGTCTGTCATTGCTTCTATATTTTCACTTGGAGGTCTGTGTGGAGCCCTTATTGGAGGCAGCATGGCGATTCGGCTAGGCAG gAAAGGAGCTCTTTTGATGAATAATATTATAGCAATACTGGCCTCTGTTTTAATGGGGATCAGTTTTCCTACAGGATTGTTTGAGTTACTGATTGCTGGAAGGTTTTTGATTGGCATAAATTCAG GTGTTGGGCTCTGTGTGCAGCCTCTCTATCTTGGGGAGGTTGCCCCAAAACATCTTAGAGGTGGCATGGCCATGGGGAGTTCCATCTTCCTGACTGGGGGGATACTAACGGGACAAATAGTTGGTTTGAG GGAGTTATTAGGTGGAGAAGCATATTGGCCTCTGTTGCTATCCAGCAGTTGTTTCCCAGCATTTGCTCAACTTTTATTCTTGCCATGGTTTCCTGAAAGTCCCAGATATCTTCTTATTGACAGAGGTGATGAGCTGAGATGTGCCAAAG ctttgaaGCAGTTTCATGGCTCTTCAGAGTATCAAAAGGAGATGGAAGACATACAGCAGGAATGTTTTGCCCTAAATGGGGAGAAACCCAGGAAGCCCTGGCAATTATTCACTGATCGTGCTGTGAGATGGCAGCTCATTATTGTCATTGTGATGACAATGGGCCAACAGCTCAGTGGAATAAATGCT aTTTATTTCTATGCAACTTACATTTTTGAACAAGCTGGGATCTTGGCAGAAAAAATCCCCTATGTGACACTTGGCACTGGAGCTTGTGAATGCCTCACAGCCCTCACCTGT GGTTTAATGATAGACTATGTGGGAAGAAGATACCTCATCATTGGGGGTTATCTCCTGATGACTCTTTGGAGCATTGTTTTAACATTCTCTCTGACTTACCAG GAACTGTACTCATGGGTGCCTTATGTGAGCATGGCATCTATATTTGCCTTCATCTTGAGCTTTGGGCTGGGACCAG GTGGCATAACAAACACCCTGacagcagaaatatttgtaCAGTCTTCACGTCCTGCTGCATACATGATCGCAGGGGCAATTAGTTGGATTAGTTTCTTCACAATTGGAATGCTTTTTCCCTTCATAGTG aatggaCTGAAGCAGTATTGTTTTGTGGTGTTCCTACTGGAGTGCTCCTTAGTTGCTGCTTTCATCTTTGTTGTAATTCCTGAGACAAAAAACAGATCTTTTCTGGAAATCAAAAAGGAATTTGACAAGCTGAATTTTGGAAGCAAtaccaaaaaaaaggaaacagagctTTATGAAAGAAGACATCTCCatgatgaattttttaaaaattctgtgtaa